DNA sequence from the Sediminibacillus dalangtanensis genome:
AGCCACAAAACTGGTTAAGACCACATTGATCACAATTTGGAGGGTGGAACCTTCTGAATAACCGAATCCGTTAGCTACCTGCAACACGACAATTGCTGAAGCAGTACCACTGACGATTCCCGAAATATCTCCGATCACGTCATTGCAAAAACTGGCAAAACGATCTGCATTCCGAACAATCAGCAAGGCTTGCTTGGAACCGCTTACCTTTTCCGAGGCCATTGCGTGGAATGGCGTTTCATCTGCAGCAGTTGCTGCAATCCCCAGCATATCAAAAAATATACCAATCAGCACGATAACCAACACGATTAACATTCCTATAATCCATGCTACACCGTTAAGTACGGAAGATGATATAACTGAAAAAATAGCCGCTAACACGAATGTGATAACGGCAATACTTAAACTAAATCGTAACGACTTTTGTAGTTGTGATTTCATTGTTACCCTCATTAATCGGATTCTAAAGTTATGTATCAGGAATGGTCATTTAAAAGGTAAAAACTGCGGCTTAGGTCCAGTAGGTTTTCCCAGATGGATACCGAATGTTGCCATTCTGGCGGTTCCCCTTTAAATCCACCTTAGCTTTGTCACCAAAAGCTAGACTGGATTACCACTTAGTCCGCACTATAATCCCTTTTAAATGTCCAATGGAACAGTCTAGGAGATTTCCTCGACAGTCTTTAGCCGTTCCCTAGCCTCTTTTGCAGCACTGATTTCAAATGGCAAAATAACATAATAAAAGTGGCCGCTTCTATTACGCCGATAGCCATTATCCCCTCAGGACCACTCAAGGCAGGCTACGCTGCGAATAGAGATTCCCTTTCCCTATTGCGCAGGTTCATACCCCATTCCATAGCAGCTGCTAGGCTTAGCCGCCGCTACAGAGATGGGCCTCCGCGGAAGCAGGGTCCTCGCCCACATGCCTTTGTGGATCGCCCTGCTACCTTAACTCCCAGCACTGACCCAAGGCTGGGCGCCTCAAGCCAGCACAAGGAACTTCATCGATGTGCCCTTTGGCGGATTTTTAGGCCCGCCTTCAGGAACGGAGGACCGACTAGAATACTGCACCATTCCCATTTGATTATATTTTATCATAAATCAAAAAAAATCTCAATTTAAGAAAAAGCGGGCATAGAGTAACTACCACTAAAGTAAGGAAACCAATCAGGTCATTCAACGATCGCGGTTGCCGAAGTACTCGGTAATGTCGACTAGTACCGAGCTTTCTACACCTGCTTCCTTCAAAGTTTGCTTCGCTTTTTGAATATACATTTCTTTTTGCTGTATCGCACCATCCAGCCCGAGAAGCTTTGGATAGGTGCTTTTCAAGTTGGTTTCATCGCTGCCTACAGGCTTGCCGATCAACTCGGGGTCACCCTGAACATCGAGAATGTCATCCTGCACTTGAAAAATCAATCCGAGGTAGTAGGCATACTCTTGAAGGGAGGCAATTTGACCAGTAGTAGCCCCGCCGATCATTGCACCGGCAGTCACTGCAAATCGGAGTAGCCTTCCTGTTTTCAACGTATGGATTTGTTCCAGTTGTTCCAAGTCTGCTTTTTTGTCTTCAGCCTGCATATCGAGAACTTGTCCAGCAACCATACCTTTCGGCCCGGCTGCATCAGCTAACTGTCTGATTAATTCCACTTTCTTCGTCTCAGAAACGGCCAATTCCGAAGCGATAATTTCGAAGCTGTATGTTAAAAGTCCATCGCCAGCAAGGATGGCAGTAGCTTCATCAAACTGTATATGATTGGTCGGTTTTCCCCGTCGTATATTATCATTATCCATCGCAGGCAGATCATCGTGAATAAGTGAATAGGTATGAATCATCTCCAGGGCCGCAGCTGCAGGTATGACAGTTTTTATGACTCCGCCATAGGACTCGCAGCTCGCAGCCATTAAAATCGGGCGTAATCTTTTCCCGCCTGCTTCGGCTGAATATTTCATCGCCGCTTTAAGCCGTTCCGGTGCCTCCAGCTTTTTTATATAACCAACGATTGCTTCATCCATCTGGAGTTGTTTTTCCTTCAAATATTTTTCTAGACTTTCGGTCACCCTATTCGTCCTCCTGAATAGAGAAAGGAACAGTTTCGCCCTGTTCATTAACAATTTTCTCCATTTGTTCTTCTACATTCGACAGCTTATCGCTACATAGCTTGGAAAGCTTCATCCCTTCCTGATAATAATTGATCGCCTTTTCCAACGGGACTTCCCCTTCTTCAAGCTTCTCCACAATTTCCTCCAGCTGTTTCATTGCTTCTTCAAAGCTGATTTCTTGGTCACTCATTGTTTCTCCTCCTCGATTCCCCATACCTGGCAGTCCAACGAGCCATCAAAAAGTTTAACCGTCACTTGTTCTCCCGGTTGAACTTTTTTGGTAGAGGATAATACTTCACCGTTTTGCTGATAAGTGATGGAATAACCACGCTTCATCGTATTTAATGGGTTCAATAGAGATAATTTGTCCAGATTTTTTTGGAATCGGTTTTGCCTTGCTTGTACTTCTTTGGCAAAAGCTCGATCAAGCCGTAGACGCAGCTGGTTAAGCTCACGGCCCATCAGCTGTGTCTGTGTTTTCGGATGCTTTAGCATTAGCCGTTTATGAAGAGCCCGAAGGCTGTCTTGCTTGCTATTGTGTCTGGCAGACAATCCTCTGCCAAGACGCTCCACGAATTTATCGAGCTCCTGTTCTTTTTGCCGTAATAATTGAGCAGGATAACGAAAGGCGTATGCTCTTTGCAACTGGCCTAGTCGTTCTTTAGCACTGGCTAATCTGCTTTTTAGCGCTCGATCCATTGAACGATCGAGGGCAATAATTCGCTCTTTGATTTCCGCTTGTGAAGGAACTGCCAGCTCTGCAGCAGCTGTCGGAGTAGCCGCCCGCATGTCAGCAACCATATCACTGATCGTAAAGTCGGTTTCATGCCCTATGGCAGATATTACGGGTACAGTAGAAGCGTGTATGGCCCTGGCAACAATTTCTTCATTAAAGCTCCACAACTCTTCTATCGAGCCGCCGCCGCGACCAACAATCAGAACATCAAAGTCTCCCATTCGGCTGGCTGTTTCGATGGCCTTTACGATGGAGGCAGCAGACTGACTTCCTTGCACAAGCACCGGAAACAGTACAGACTTTGCGATTGGATAGCGTCTCGATAAGGTAGTCATAATATCGCGAACGGCAGCACCTGTCGGAGAAGTGATCACTCCGATTTTTTTCGGATAAACAGGAATGGATTGTTTAACGGAATGATCAAACAGCCCTTCTTTGCTCAACTTTTCTTTTAATTGTTCGAAGGCAAGATAAAGGGCGCCGATTCCGTCAGGCTCCATCTGGGAGATATACAACTGGTACTGGCCTTGCGGCTCGTAAACGCTCAACTCCCCTTTTACCAGGACATTCATGCCATTTTCCGGTTTAAATTTCAAGGACCGGTTATTTCCAGCGAACATCACTGCCTGGATTCTGGAATGGTCATCTTTTAAGGTTAGGTACATATGCCCTCTGCTATGATGCTTAAAGTTGGAAATCTCGGCTTTCAACCAAACATCCTTTAAGTGCCTGTCCATTTCAAATTTCCGTTTTATATATTTTGTCAATGCGGTTACTGTTAAATATCTATCATTCATCGCTGGACACCTGCATATCTGGATTTTCTTCCATCATCTAGAAAGCTGATGATGCCTTTTTGCCGACTTAATCGTATTATGTAATAACATCGTAATCGTCATCGGACCGACCCCTCTAGGGACTGGTGTTATATAGGACGCTTTTTCCGATGCTGCTTCAAAGTCCACGTCTCCCGTCAATTTGCCGTTTTCCATCCGGTTAACTCCGACATCAATGACTACTGCTCCAGGCTTAATATCTTCAGCCGTGATGAAATGTTGTTTCCCAACTGCCACTATCAGTATATCTGCCTCTTTGGTGTACTTTTTCATGTCCTTTGTCCGCGAATGGCAATACGTCACCGTAGCATGTTCATTCAACAGCAATTGCCCGACCGGTTTTCCTACAATATTACTCCGCCCGACTACGACAGCATGTTTTCCTGCAATTTCAATGTTTTTTGATTTTAACATGGTCAAAATACCGAAAGGAGTGCATGGATAGAACGTATCTTCTCCGGTAAGCATCCGCCCGATGTTAATTGGGTGGAAACCATCCACATCTTTTTCCGGACTGATCGCTTCGATTACTGCTTGTTCCTCGATATGACCCGGAAGAGGCAGTTGGACAAGAATACCGTGAATATTTTCATCTGTGTTTAAATCGTCTATCAGATTGAGCAATTCCTGCTGAGAAGTGGTTTCCGGTAATTTAATGAGATTGGAATCAACTCCGACCTCGTCGGATGCCTTTTGTTTTCCTTTCACGTAGGACTGGGAGGCCGGATCATCTCCTATCAGGACGACTGTCAAACCTGGTATGATCCCTTTTTCCGCAAGTTTCTTTACCTCTTCTTTCATTTCCAGTCGCAGATCGGCTGCTAACTCTTTTCCATAAATAATTTCGGCTCCCATATTACTTTCCCCCTATTTTAACATCTTAGATAGAACACCATTGATGAATCTTCCCGATTTCTCGTCTCCATAACTGTTGGCCAGTTCTATCGCTTCATTTATCGCCACGCTGCTTGGCACATCCTCTTTATAGGACAATTCATAAGCAGCGATTCTCAATAAGGTTCTTTCTACAGAAGCAAGTCTGTTGAACGTCCAGTTTTCGAGGTTTTCATCGATTTTCTCATCGATTTCTTGTTTGTGTTCGATTACACCATATACAAGGTCTGTTAAGAAAGCATCATCCGCCGGACCATCCATCACATGCTCGATTGCCTCTTTCGGGGGGATGTCATTGACATCCATCTGAAAAAGAATCTGGAAAGATTTTTCACGTGCTGTTCGTCTTTTCATCGTTTCATTCTCCTTTAGATACCTGTTCAAAAAGACTGGCTCGTCCTGATTCTTTTTGAACAGCTGTTCAAGCAATACCTGTTTCAAATGATAACATGTTACAGGATACAAAGCCATTTCCAGATAATTTTCACAGAAATCATCGAAAAATACAAGCATGCTTTCCTATTCGTCAGGCTAATTAAAAACAAGACCAGGAAGCACCTGTCGCTCCTTGGCCTTGTTTTACTAGTTAGATTGTTTCTTCTTCTGTTTCATCACGATCGATTTGGACACCGACGATGTGAATATTTATCTCATCAATTTCAAGTGCAGTCATATTCCTCAATGCCTGGCGTATATTGGTCTGGATCTTTTGTGCCACTTCCGGAATCCTCGAACCATAGTCAAGCACGACAAATACATCGATCAGGACACCTTTATCAGTGAGTTCGACTTTAATCCCTTTTCCGTGCGACTTTTTTCCGAACCGTTCTGCTACCCCGGATGCGAAGTTACCGCGCATGGCATAAACACCCTGTATCTCGGTAGTGGCGATGCCGGCAATAACCTCGATTACTTCCGGAGCGATTTCCACTTTACCCAGATCAGAGCCTTCACTAACATTCAATAAAGAGTTTTCGTCCATTCCGTTCACTCCTTTTTTATGCTATTCATCTTCCATTATAGTATATTTCTCCAGAAACTTCGTATTAAAATCTCCATCAATAAATTGTGGATGTTCCATCATTCTAATATGGAAGGGAATAGTTGTATGAACGCCCTCAATAACAAATTCGTCCAGCGCTCGTCTCATTCTGTTGATTGCTTCCTGCCTGTCTGCTCCGTGAACGATTAACTTAGCAATCATGGAATCATAATAGGGAGGAATGCTATAGCCCGGGTATGCACCGGAATCGACTCTGACGCCCAGACCTCCTGGAGCAAGATACATATCGATTTTTCCTGGTGAAGGCATGAATTGTTTAAACGGATTTTCAGCATTGATTCTGCATTCAATCGACCAGCCTTCAAACTCGATATCTTCCTGTACGAACGACAAGGGCTGATCGTTGGCAATATTGATTTGTTCCTTGATCAAATCGATTCCGCTTACCATTTCGGTTACCGGATGCTCTACTTGAATACGGGTATTCATTTCCATAAAATAAAACGTTTCTTCTTTCTTATCAAAGATAAACTCGATCGTCCCAGCTCCTGAATAATCAACTGCTAATGCTGCCTTGACTGCCGCGTCGCCCATTTTTTTCCTGATCTCTGGTGTAATCGCCGGTGATGGCGATTCTTCGATCAGCTTTTGCAGACGACGCTGAACGGTACAATCCCGCTCGCCGACATGTACAGCATTGCCATGATTATCGGCCAACACTTGAATTTCCACATGGCGGAAATCTTCAATGTATTTTTCCAAATAAACACCAGGGTTGCCAAAAGCCGTTTCAGCTTCCTTCTGGGTTACTCGGATACCTTTAACCAATTCTTCTTCTGTCTTCGCTACGCGAATTCCTTTTCCGCCACCTCCGGCAGTAGCTTTAATGATTACCGGATAGCCTATTTCTTTGGCTACACGCCGCCCTTCATCCTCATCGGCAATGATCCCTTCTGAACCGGGAACAATCGGAACCCCGGCAGCTTTCATCGTCTCTCGTGCCACATCTTTTGTACCCATTTTTTGAATAGCATAAGCACTCGGTCCGATGAACGTTATATTGCATGCCTTGCAAATTTCAGCGAAATCGGCATTCTCTGACAAAAAACCATAGCCCGGATGAATAGCATCCACTTCGGTTAAAGTGGCTGCACTCATGATATTTGTGAAATTTAAATAGCTGTCCTTGCTTAGTATTGGACCGATACAGTAAGCCTCGTCTGCTAGCTGTACATGTAGGGACTCTTTATCACCTTCTGAATAAACTGCTACTGTTTCAATCCCCAGTTCTTTACATGCACGAATGACCCGAACAGCAATTTCACCTCTGTTTGCAATCAATATTTTCTTAATCACATTGTCATCCCCTTACTATGCCTTGACTCTGAATAATGGTTGTCCATACTCGACGAGTTCTCCGTCTTCAACAAGAATCTCGACAATTTCACCGGATACATCCGCTTCAATTTCGTTGAAAAGTTTCATCGCTTCAACGATACAGACGACCGTATCTTTGTTTACTTTATCGCCTTTTTTTACATATGCATCGCTCTCTGGTTCTGGCGAACTATAAAATGTTCCAACCATAGGCGAAACGATTTCGTGATCGAATGCTCCGGCATCTTGTTCTTTCGATTCGTTTTTTGCAGGTTCTTCTTTAACCTGCTCCTGAGGTTGGACAGGAGCCGCTGCAGGTGCAGGAGCCGCTGTTTCCTGACGGACAGCAGGTTCGCTTACGATGGTTTTTTCCTGGATTACTTCTCCAGCCTGTTTTTTCATGGAAACCTTCGTTCCATTTGATTCATAGTCGAATTCATCAATGGAAGATTCATCGATCAATTTAATTAATTCTCTAATTTCCTGTACATTTAACATAAAGTGGGACACCCCTTTTATCACAATTTAACAACAGGTACTAATAACTCCTCTTAACATTTTACGAAAACAAAATGAAAACTTCAACTCTAACGTAGGAAATAAGAGCAGACTTATCCATTATATCCTGTTGTTCAAACAATGTCTTCTTTCTCGCAATAAAGCGTCTACATTAAGTACATAGGACAAAAGCGCAAGCGCCTGTTTAAAGGAGTACAGGCTAGAGCCGCCACTTCCTGTGGCAACGCCTGCATGGCCCACATCGTGTGGGCCCCCGACAAGCTAAGAACAGCCTTGGCGTGGCGCTTTTTGCCACACAGAGGGTGGGCTTAAGACCTCGAGGGGGTAGGCGCTGGAGCTGAACGTGGCTGTTTCAGCCAATAATGATCCACAGACAGTTAAATTTATCATTTCCTATACAATAAATAAAAACCGACTTCCCCAGGGAGTGTTGCCGGGAAAGTCGGTTTATATGGGAAATTTTTAACTTGTCCGGTTTTAGCTCGCCGGTTGGAACTTCACTTCGATTGTCACTTCACCAAACTCGTCTTTTACCATTTGAATGATATTATTCGCTTCCGTTTTAGACAATTCTTCTGCTTTGACGGTTACAACCACTTCATTATCTTCTGATCGAACGAGCACATCTTCATACTGATTTTCCGCCATAATTGTTTCTTCGATGATTGATTCTTTTTTTGCCGCTTCCTCTAGTTGCTGCATCTCTTCATAGGCGGCATTGATTTCTTCCGTAGAAGCGGTACTTGAGGCGACCGTTTCTTCTAATTCTTCTTTCTTGGCACTTCGATCATCCTGGATTTGCATTCTTATGGAAGTGAACAGTTCATCGGTCGAAGACTCGGAGATGACGGAGTCTCCTTCCTCTAATAATTCTTCACCCTCCCCTTCCACCATTTGGGTTCCTTCCCCTGATGTTTCCTGATCCGCATTATTTAAAAAGGCCAGTTCCTCACTATTTGGAGAACTCATATAATATACACTCAACACAATCATTAAACTTAACATTGTCAATAACCAAACAGTTTGCTTTTTCAGCATGTCAATTCCTCCTTATTATTTTTTAGGCATGACCGAAATCCGGTGGGTCGGGACATCCAAAACCCTGGATACTGCTTCGACTACCCATTGCTTAACCTGCATATGGTCCACTCCTTTGGCTACTACAAGGACCCCCCTTACATCTGGCTTTTTTGTATGGACAAGAAGCGGAACTTCTTTATCACCTTGTCTGACAAGTACGACTTCCTGCTCCCTTGTTGAATCTTCAAGGGTACGCTCTCCACCGTTTTGATCGGTTTCGTCTGTGGTCTGCGTTCCGATGATCAAGTTTTTTTCGTAAACCTTTTGCTTTGTGGAATCTAAGTTCACCATTGCTTCCACGTCGGAAACGCCTTGGATTTTTTCTAATAATGCTGTTAGTTCACTTTCATAATTTCCTTCCAAGTCCGCTATCTCTTCATCCTTCTCAGCGACGGTTTCTTCTTTTTTATTGAGGAAAGTCTCCTGGTCATTGGTATTGCTGTCAGGAGTGACAGATAGCATGTTATCCTCGCTGTTTTTTTCTGGTGAGAATATTCCGCTGACCAAGATCAACAGCAGACCAACAAGCCCGACAATCAGTAGATATGCAAGCTTTGTGGGCTTATTGTCCTCATCCTGCTTTAGCTTAACGTGGGATAACAGTTTTTTTAGTGGGTTATTCACTCTATCCCTCCTCCCAGTCAATGGTTATCGTTTGATCTTCCAATCCCCATGCATCAAACAAAAAGGACTTGATTGGTTTTGAGTCAGGCATGTCCTCCTTTACTGGCTCTTCGCCGATATCTATCACGACCTCTTCCACACTACCCTCTGAATCGACGTTCGTTTGATGTTTTCTTAAGAGAACGTGGATTCCTGTTAACGTTTCGAAGGAAAGGTCTTCCCCTTCTTCAAACTGAAAGGAGATATCAGCAATTTCCACATCATGCTTTTCTTCCAACCCCTCTTCCACTTCATTTTTCATTTGGACAGCCATTTCTTCTAAAATATATGCACGTTGAGAGGCTTGTATTTCTTTTTTCTTTAATTCGATTGAATTTTTCATTTCTTCTTCCTCGGTTTCCATATCAAACCCCGCTGAAGCTTGGGACATCATTGTGTCGATATCCATTTGAAAAAGCCGGAACAAAGGTTGTAAAAAGATCAATATCAACACTAGTCCGACTACTACCTTGATGTATTTTTTCATAGAGGAGTCCGGCATAAGGAGATCGATAACCATCGCCAACAGCAAAAACAAAATAATTTGGGTAACCCACTCCGTCAGTAAGTTCATGCTAACCCCTCCCTGTTCATCGCAACATCACCGTTAAATTGCTGGATGCAACCAGGATCACGATAGCCAGGAAGAACATAAAGGTGACAATCAACAGGGCAGCAAAAATATAAATAATATATTTGCTAATGCTGTCCATACACTCAATCACAGGGCCATCTCCAATAGGTTGAAGGAGAGCGGAAGCGAGTTTATAAATGAGGGCAATCACAAAGATTTTCACAGCAGGAAACAGAGCGATACCAAGTACAAGAATGACACCGACCAATCCGATAGCATTTTTCAACAAAAGAGAAGCACTCAATACGGTATCTGCTGCATCTGTAAACATCCGTCCGACCACAGGAATAAAATTTCCGGTGACAAACTTGGCGGTTTTTAAAGCAATCCCATCCTGAACTGCAGTCGCTGCTCCCTGGACAGAGATAACTCCCAAAAAGGCCGTGAGGAACACCCCCAGCAGTCCTATCCCGATATTTTTCAACAGATCAGCAAGCTGTGTTGCTTTATAATGTTCATTCAACGTACTGACAATGGATAATAATGCTGACAAAAAGAATAGTGGCAGGACGACGACGGAAATCAACAAGACACTAACATGAATAAGAAATACGACTGCCGGGTGAAAAAAAGAAACAGCAGCCATGCTGCCTAAAGAGGCCATCAAACCCAACAACAATGGGAGCAGCGCTACCATAAATCCGCTCATCAGTTCTATTGACTCCTTAGCATAAGAAGCAGCTGAATGGAAACTGTTCAATGCCAGAACAATTAGCACTAAATAAACAATGGCATACGCTATTTTGCTGATATTATTATTTTCAAAAGAGGACTGTAATGTTTGCAAAATCACACAAAATAACGTCAGCAAGATCAACATGCCAAGCAACTTGCCGTTGATGATCACTTCGTGGAACAAGTATTGAAGAATGCCTTTGGCCCAATCTTTGATCGAAAGGGATTCCTGATTTTTGATAAATTCCATAAAGGTGGATTTTTTCAATCCTGGCAGATAACCACTGTATTCATCGACTACATGGTTCCAGTAACCCTTTATTTCATCAAACGATATGGAGTCGACAGTTTGTTCATTTAATTGTTCAAACTGGTTGGGTTCCTCGGCAGCAGCCAAGCCATGGGAAGGAAGGAGAATCATTGTTGCTATCGCTACGGCTAATAATGTGAGGAATTTTGTGAATGAGTGCATCTTCTTCTTTCCTCCCCTCAATTTAAACCGGCAAAAATCCGAGAATTGTTTCTATCACAGCAGTCAAAATCGGAACTGCCAGCACCAAAATAAACACTTTTCCTGCCAGTTCTATTTTTGCCGCAATGGCTCCCAGTCCCGCATCACGAGTCAAATGAGCGCCAAAATCCGCGATATAAGCAATACCGATTATTTTTAAAATCGTTTCTATATAGATTCCGTTTATATTCGCTTTTTGTCCGAGAGTGTTGATCAGCGAAAAAATTTCTGCTATATACTGGATGACTGCGAGAAAAATAACAATACCTGTTATAAGAATCAGCAGGAAGGCCATCGACGACTGCTGGTCTTTCAAAAGGATGTACAGTAAACTTGCCACGATCCCCAAACTAACAATGTGAAAGATTTCCATGGCTACCCCTGGAAAAGGAATACAGATTTGATTTGATTAAATAAGTCAGCAATTTCTTCAATGACAATAATCATCACGATGATAAATCCGACTACCGTGGCGAAATGAGCAATATCTTCTTTTCCCATTTGCTTTAGAATTGTATGAATCATGGCAACAATGATTCCGATACCTGCTATTTGAAATAGAACGGCGGCCTCACCTAGCATGTTATGTTTGCTCCTTTCTAGTCTATATCAAGAGTAGAACGACTAATAATCCAGTCAAAAATCCAAGACTTTTGACCATTTTGCTATACTTTAGCTGCTGATTCTGCGCTTCCTCCAGTTCTCTGTCCAAGTGGGTCAACGCTAATTGAATGTGTTTTTGCTGTTGGGAAAAATCATGCTGTCCCAAAGTCCTACCAAATTGTTTCAAGACCTCCTTCTCGCTGTCTTTCAAAGCGGCATGCGGCCAAAAACGATCAAGATTGTACTTCCATATTTGATACAGATCAGTTGTATTGCCCTGTAAGTCCTTATTCACGGATTGAAAAAACAGCGATACCGGCTTAGGTAGTTGTTTTGCCAGAGTTGCACACGCTTCTGCCAACGGGGCCTGACTGTATAAAATCTCAGCCTCTAATATTTGCAACGCACTTTTCAACTGACGGATCTGCACTGGTCGATCACTCAATTTTCTTGAAAATTCAAAACCTGCCCACGTAGTTGCGCAAAGCAGCAGAATCGCTCCTATCCACTTCATTTTGTCTGCACCTCTGTTTCCTCTCGATACGCTCTCCGTTTCCATTTAAAATCCATTTCACTGCCCCCGGAGCCACTTTTTTCTCTAACACCACATACCTTTGAAAGGCATTACTGTCAAAAAGCGGCAGTAGGGAAGGCCGTTTTTTCAATTCATGCAGATAATCACCATGAATGGAACAAATCACTTTCACGCCTGCATAAATTGCTTCCATCAAGGCTTGTACATCCTTTTCGCTGCCAATTTCATCAACGAGCAAAACCTCTGGTGACATGGAGCGAATCATCATCATCATTCCGTCTGCCTTCGGACAAGCGTCCATGATATCGGTGCGAGGGCCTAGATCATGCTGTGGTATCCCGTCTACACTGCCCCCAATTTCGGAACGCTCATCGATGACCGCTGCCTTTCTGCCTGCTGCTTGTCCCCATCCTGAAGATACCAACCTTACCAAATCTCTTAGCATCGTCGTTTTCCCGGTCTGTGGTGGCCCGATGATCAATGTATTCAAGTAATCTTTCTCATATAGAAACGGAATGATTCCTTCCGCACTTCCCTGCTTTTCTTTAGCAATCCGTATATTAAAAGAGGAAATATCCTTTATCGCTTTAACAGACCCTTTTACTGTATTAACCTTTCCAGAGAGACCGATACGGTGACCGCCTTCTATCGTGATAAACCCCTCGCGCAGTTCGTCTTCCAGACGATAGAGGGAAAATTGACTGATCTGATTTAATAGATATATCCCGTCTTCTTTCGTCAGTATCAATCCATTCGCCCATTCATTTCGACTATCAAAAATAAGTTCAATCGGCCGGGACAGCCTTACCCTTATCTCTTGAAGACTTGTCCATCGCTCGCCGATAATGCTGGCAAGGCTTGTCCTGGACGGTTCTGAAAACAATCGTAAAATTTCTTCCACAAAACCACCCTCGCTTTTTCGAAACGCTCTAAGAGTTTCTAGAATGTAATGAAAACCAGGATTTACAACCCCTTCGTATCCCTTCTATCACTCCTACCAACAATGTATGCCGCACACCGCCAAATATGACAAACGAAAACAAGCACCATAGCAGGAAGGAAGAACCACGGAAACAGGGTCTTTAAAAGGAGGAAGCAGTACAGAGTGTTGGGGACTGCCCCCTTGAATGATTGGTTCAGCCAATCAAGAACAAAGTGCTGGTTATGGGGTCAGACTTTGATAAAAAGCAAATGAGGTTCAGAAGGGTACCTTTGCCTACTAATTTTTATATTATTTATCCCTCTGGATAGTATGGATTCGAAATAAAATGAAGTTGTTTTTTGTTTGCGGGGACTGACCCCGAGTACTGTCAGTCTTTCACTAATTTGAGGCAGAGGGCCTGTCCCTCCTCCAAAATCTGTCCGCACCAACAAAGTGCCTATAAAAAAACCAGTCCGCATTATAGGTGCGGACTGGTTTTTAATCTAGCAGTTATTTTTGTATTGGGTTAGGCGCGGGATACA
Encoded proteins:
- the accB gene encoding acetyl-CoA carboxylase biotin carboxyl carrier protein, whose protein sequence is MLNVQEIRELIKLIDESSIDEFDYESNGTKVSMKKQAGEVIQEKTIVSEPAVRQETAAPAPAAAPVQPQEQVKEEPAKNESKEQDAGAFDHEIVSPMVGTFYSSPEPESDAYVKKGDKVNKDTVVCIVEAMKLFNEIEADVSGEIVEILVEDGELVEYGQPLFRVKA
- a CDS encoding SpoIIIAH-like family protein, whose translation is MLKKQTVWLLTMLSLMIVLSVYYMSSPNSEELAFLNNADQETSGEGTQMVEGEGEELLEEGDSVISESSTDELFTSIRMQIQDDRSAKKEELEETVASSTASTEEINAAYEEMQQLEEAAKKESIIEETIMAENQYEDVLVRSEDNEVVVTVKAEELSKTEANNIIQMVKDEFGEVTIEVKFQPAS
- the spoIIIAG gene encoding stage III sporulation protein AG, which translates into the protein MNNPLKKLLSHVKLKQDEDNKPTKLAYLLIVGLVGLLLILVSGIFSPEKNSEDNMLSVTPDSNTNDQETFLNKKEETVAEKDEEIADLEGNYESELTALLEKIQGVSDVEAMVNLDSTKQKVYEKNLIIGTQTTDETDQNGGERTLEDSTREQEVVLVRQGDKEVPLLVHTKKPDVRGVLVVAKGVDHMQVKQWVVEAVSRVLDVPTHRISVMPKK
- the spoIIIAF gene encoding stage III sporulation protein AF, with the translated sequence MNLLTEWVTQIILFLLLAMVIDLLMPDSSMKKYIKVVVGLVLILIFLQPLFRLFQMDIDTMMSQASAGFDMETEEEEMKNSIELKKKEIQASQRAYILEEMAVQMKNEVEEGLEEKHDVEIADISFQFEEGEDLSFETLTGIHVLLRKHQTNVDSEGSVEEVVIDIGEEPVKEDMPDSKPIKSFLFDAWGLEDQTITIDWEEG
- the spoIIIAE gene encoding stage III sporulation protein AE, with product MHSFTKFLTLLAVAIATMILLPSHGLAAAEEPNQFEQLNEQTVDSISFDEIKGYWNHVVDEYSGYLPGLKKSTFMEFIKNQESLSIKDWAKGILQYLFHEVIINGKLLGMLILLTLFCVILQTLQSSFENNNISKIAYAIVYLVLIVLALNSFHSAASYAKESIELMSGFMVALLPLLLGLMASLGSMAAVSFFHPAVVFLIHVSVLLISVVVLPLFFLSALLSIVSTLNEHYKATQLADLLKNIGIGLLGVFLTAFLGVISVQGAATAVQDGIALKTAKFVTGNFIPVVGRMFTDAADTVLSASLLLKNAIGLVGVILVLGIALFPAVKIFVIALIYKLASALLQPIGDGPVIECMDSISKYIIYIFAALLIVTFMFFLAIVILVASSNLTVMLR
- the spoIIIAD gene encoding stage III sporulation protein AD yields the protein MEIFHIVSLGIVASLLYILLKDQQSSMAFLLILITGIVIFLAVIQYIAEIFSLINTLGQKANINGIYIETILKIIGIAYIADFGAHLTRDAGLGAIAAKIELAGKVFILVLAVPILTAVIETILGFLPV
- the spoIIIAC gene encoding stage III sporulation protein AC, whose amino-acid sequence is MLGEAAVLFQIAGIGIIVAMIHTILKQMGKEDIAHFATVVGFIIVMIIVIEEIADLFNQIKSVFLFQG
- the spoIIIAB gene encoding stage III sporulation protein SpoIIIAB, translated to MKWIGAILLLCATTWAGFEFSRKLSDRPVQIRQLKSALQILEAEILYSQAPLAEACATLAKQLPKPVSLFFQSVNKDLQGNTTDLYQIWKYNLDRFWPHAALKDSEKEVLKQFGRTLGQHDFSQQQKHIQLALTHLDRELEEAQNQQLKYSKMVKSLGFLTGLLVVLLLI